A window of Castanea sativa cultivar Marrone di Chiusa Pesio chromosome 1, ASM4071231v1 contains these coding sequences:
- the LOC142614542 gene encoding uncharacterized protein LOC142614542, with the protein MSTNPPKVRYISESFIKPQYALEESKRPFYLAPWDLILLSLNYIQKGLLFTKPPTANAQEDFIKTLLDRLQHSLSVTLVHFYPLAGRLVTQKNENPPSSLIFVDCSNSPGAKFIYADLDMTISDILSPIDVPSIVQSFFDHDRAVNYDGHTMPLLSIQVTELKDGIFIGCSMNHCIGDGTSYWHFLNTWSEIFQAQGNNISITRPPIHRRWFPDGVSPIINLPFSHQDEFISRGEAPKLRERMFHFSSESIAKLKAKANTESNTNKISSFQSLSALVWRCITRARCLPHDQITHCNLAANNRSRMEPSLSDDYFGNMVYVLGGVTTAGELLEHNLGWAAWKLHATVVNHTDKVVRDLVDTWLQSPIIPQPARVFDPYGVMMGSSPRFNMYGNKFGMGKAVALRSGYADKHDGEVSSYPGYEGGGSIDLEVCLQPDSMSSLESDKEFMDAVSLSHQLH; encoded by the coding sequence ATGTCTACTAATCCTCCAAAAGTCCGATACATCTCAGAGAGCTTTATCAAACCACAGTATGCTTTAGAAGAATCAAAGAGGCCCTTCTACCTGGCACCATGGGATCTTATCTTACTCTCTTTAAACTATATCCAAAAGGGCCTTCTTTTTACCAAACCGCCAACAGCAAATGCCCAAGAAGACTTCATCAAAACTCTCTTGGACAGGCTTCAGCATTCCCTCTCTGTTACTCTTGTCCATTTCTACCCACTTGCAGGCCGCCTTGTgacacaaaaaaatgaaaacccaccttcaagcttgatttttgtTGATTGCAGTAATAGCCCTGGAGCTAAATTCATCTATGCAGATCTAGACATGACAATATCTGATATCCTTTCTCCGATTGATGTACCATCAATCGTTCAATCCTTTTTTGATCATGACAGGGCGGTCAACTATGATGGTCATACCATGCCATTGCTATCCATTCAAGTAACAGAACTAAAAGATGGTATCTTTATAGGCTGTTCCATGAACCACTGCATTGGCGATGGAACCTCTTATTGGCATTTCCTTAACACTTGGTCTGAGATCTTTCAGGCACAGGGAAACAACATTTCTATCACACGCCCACCAATCCACAGGCGATGGTTTCCTGATGGTGTTAGTCCGATTATCAACCTCCCTTTCTCACACCAAGATGAGTTCATTTCCAGAGGTGAAGCACCAAAACTTAGAGAAAGAATGTTCCACTTCTCTTCCGAATCCATAGCAAAACTCAAAGCAAAAGCCAATACAGAATCCAATACCAACAAGATCTCTTCCTTTCAGTCCTTGTCTGCACTTGTCTGGAGGTGCATAACGCGTGCGCGTTGTCTACCACATGACCAGATAACACATTGCAATTTGGCCGCCAATAACAGGTCAAGAATGGAGCCATCCTTATCAGATGATTACTTTGGGAACATGGTTTACGTACTGGGAGGAGTAACGACAGCTGGTGAGTTGCTTGAACACAATCTTGGGTGGGCGGCATGGAAGTTGCATGCGACTGTGGTCAACCACACTGATAAAGTTGTGCGTGACTTGGTCGATACCTGGCTGCAGTCTCCAATTATTCCACAACCTGCTCGGGTTTTTGACCCATACGGTGTAATGATGGGGAGTTCACCCAGGTTCAATATGTATGGGAATAAATTTGGAATGGGGAAAGCGGTGGCACTTCGGAGTGGGTATGCAGACAAGCATGATGGGGAAGTGTCATCATACCCGGGTTACGAAGGAGGTGGAAGCATTGATTTGGAGGTGTGCCTTCAGCCAGATTCAATGAGCTCTCTTGAGTCTGATAAGGAGTTCATGGATGCTGTCTCTCTGTCCCACCAGCTGCACTAG